In Phycisphaerae bacterium RAS1, the genomic window TGGGGCGTTCCGTTTGCGGCGAAGGTAGTGCCGATGACGACGCCGTTGTCGCTGATGTCGCTCGCGCGGCCCTTCTTGTCGCCCGGAAGGCGGTCGATCAGCATCAGGTCCGGGTCTGAGGCTTGCCGGCGGACGTCGCGCTTGGATGGCGCCGTGACAATCCGATCGCCCAGGAGCAGCACCCCGGGATGCGACTCGTCCGGTTCCGAGGGGAATGCGACCTCGATGGCCACTTCGCAGTCATCATTGATCGACAGCGCGTGGACGGAGCTGGCGCCGTTCAGGGCGACCTCAAGCGCTTCGCCTTCATCAGCGTCGATCGACGGCGGGAAAAGCGCGGACACGGACTTGCCCGGCGTGCCGCTGACCGGCGCATGCGGCCCCACCATGCGGCCGTGATTATTGATGGCGTTGGGGAACTGCGGAAAACCGAACTGCGAGAGATCAATGAGCTCCTGCACTTCGACCTTCTGGACGAGGTACTCGCTGGCCACGCCCTCGTGATCGACGAAGCCGTTGGGCAGCCGGCCGCAACCCACCGTTGGACAACAGGGTGCACAGGCCTCCTTCGGCGCAAAGGACGCAGACGCCGGCGTTTGCCGCGTCTGCGCCGCCTCGCCGCCGAAGATCGAAAAGAACAAGTTATTGACGCGCGCATTCAGCGGCAGGTCGAACGCGTCAATCGCGAACGACGTGCGCGACGCCAGGTTCAGCGCCTGCCCCGTCGGCGTCGCGCTCATTTTCTCGAACAGCCGCTCGATGAACGGGCTGATCTCTCCGCGGCGGCCGTAGGTGAACTCGCTGTCGCTGGCGGAGGTGTACATCGAAAGCCGAACGCACGGGGCACGATCCCGAAACGTCGGCAGAAACCCGAAGGCCGAAGGCGTAAGCCAGTTTCCACTGAAGCACGAATGCACAATCACGCTGGTTTCGCAGGCCTTAACGTCCGAAAGCTTGATCGCGATGTCGCGCCCCGTGAGAAACCTCTGCGGCTCGCTGGCGGTGTAGATGAACGGCGCGTTGTCCGAGCCGTGGCCGTCGTAATACAAAATGACCTGGCACAGCGGCCCGCCCTGCGCCATCGAACTCGCGATGAGCGCGTCCAGCGCCGCGTTGATCGCGGCGACGCTGGCGTCGCCGTCGGCGGCGCGCTTCACGTGCGTCACGGCGTAGCCGCGGGACTGGAGCACGTCGTCCATCGCCGGCGGATTCGCCTGGAAGCCCTCATGTTCGTAGTTCATCTCGATGATGATCGCGGCGCGGCCGGAGCAGCACTCCGTTCCGGCCTCGCCGAGTGAGCGCGGGTCGCGTTTGTCGAGCCGAAGCAGGATTTTTTCGAGCGCCGCCGCATTGGCTCGGGGACGCGGGGCTGCTGGCGGGGATTCGAGGCCGAAAACGAACGTGGGATCGGACTTGTCGCGCGTCGGAGGGATCGCGACGCCATCGACAACCGGGTCGTAGTTGGCGCCGACCAGCTCGACCGCGCCCGTTTTTGCGTCGACGAAGGCATAGGCGACCGGGTGCAGCCAGCCGGCATCCGGGAACAGGTCGATCCAGAAAAACCACGTGGGCCTCTCGATAGTGCGCGCGATGCTGGCCGCGGCCGGATCTTCGAAACGCGGCGCGACCTCCGCATCCGCGTCGAGCATCGCCGCCGGCCCGAAGACGTTTACCATCGTCGCGTCAACCTCGAACGGATCCAGCGCCTCGGCCTTCAGCCGCGAAAACGCCGCCGCCCGGTCAAGCAGTTTCCCGCCGGAGGTATTGTCCGTGGTGTTGTCGTTGGAGTTTGTATTCGCGTCATCCCCGGCCGGCGACGGACACCCCGGAAGCGTCGCCGCGAGGAGGATCAGCGGCGCCATGGCCCACGCGCGGAAGCTCGCCATCGGATGCTCCTTGAAATGTCACTAAGGCGTACGGTGGAAAGCCGAACCCGGATTTGCATTTTAAGCGTTGCGTACCCCGATTTGCGATGGGTGAATCGCGTGAGTAGCCATCCCATTACCGCTTGGGGACCGGACTCTTCGCGTCGGACGACCCTGCTTTTCCGGCCTTCACGCGTGCGATGAGACCGGCCTGAGGCCGACACCCGAGGGTCTTCGGATTAGCTCTAAGAAAAACTCTAATTCATCGTGTTCGACGCCGGAGGTCGCACGCGGCGGACAGGGAGCCAACACGCCAGCGTGATTCGTGCGCGCGCCGGTCACGGTCCGCGATTGTCCGCCTCGCCGTCGGCGCCGCGCGCAGCGCTCAACTCGCGCCGGCGGGAGTCGACCAATGTTTGCGCCCAGCTCGGCGGCCGGGCGCGCTGCATCTGCTCATACGCGGCGACCGCGGCGCGATGGTCGCCGTCGGCACGCAGTCGCTCCGCGACTGCCCACTCGGCAATCCAGCCAAGCTGGCAGGGCATCTGCGCGCGCAACACCTCAGGAGTTCGGCTCGGGTCCAGCAGAAACGCCGCAGCTTCCGAATATCCCGGCCGCCGGCTGAACCAGCGCTGCGCGAGCGTCGCCGCCACATCACTGCGACCCACGGCATATTCGTCAATGAACCGGGCGAAGGCATAGTCCAGCGCAAGCGAGAGCTGCGCCTCCGTCAACTCGCCGAACTCATTGACCGCCGCAGCATGCGCCTGGCGCGCTCTCTCGGCCTCTTCCGCCCCCTCGCGGGCCAGCACGCGATAAAACACCGCGACCGTCCCCGCACTGCCAATGCCCACGAGCAGAGTCATCAACATGACCGCCGCCACCGCGTTGCGCCGGGCCATTTTCCGCAGCACGTACCACGCGCTGTCGCGCTTCGCCTCGATCGCCTCACCGGACAGGTAACGGCGAATGTCGGAGGCCAGCTCGCCCGCGTTCTGGTAGCGCCTTTCGCGCTCCTTCGCCAGGCACTTGAGCACAATCGTCTCGACTTCGTCGCCAATGTGCCGCAGCAGTGTGCTGGGCCGGGCAGGGGCGGCGCTGATGATCCTGTCCAACACGTCGCGCATGCTGCCGGTCACGTCGTACGGGAATCGCCCGGTCAGCATCTGGAACAGAATCACGCCCAGCGAGTACACATCGCTGCGCACGTCCATCGCGCTGGGCATGCCCGAAGCCTGCTCCGGCGACGCCCACGGCAACGAGCCGACGAACTGCCCGGTTTCGGTCATGGCGGCCGCCGGCGCGACGTCGCCAACCGGCGCCTTCGCCAGCCCGAAGTCCAGCACCACCGGTTCTCCCTCCGGATCAACGCGGATATTGCTCGGCTTCAGGTCGCGATGGATGACGCCGCGCAGGTGGGCGGCGTTCACCGCGTCGCAGATCTTCGCGAACATCCGCAAGAATTCGTCCACCGCCCGCCGCGTGACACGGCTGCCGGCGTGCGACGCCGTCTTACCGGGCGCAGCCGCCGCGCCGGATGCCGAACCGCCTGAAGGCGACTCGGCCAATTCGCGCCGCCGCGACTCCACGTAGCGATCGAGCGTCTGCCCCGGAATGTAGTCCATCACGAGGTAGAAGCACCCGCCGGCCGAGCCGCTGTCATGAATGGCGACGATGTTCGGATGCTTCAGGGCCGCGAGAATCTGCACTTCGCGCTCAAAGCGCGCCCGATCGGCCGCGCCCGCGAACCGTCCCTCCAGGATGACCTTGACGGCGACCTTGCGCTTCGTTGCGAGCTGCATCGCCAGATAGACGATCCCCTGCCCGCCGCGGTGAATCTCCCGAATCAGCTCATAGCCCGGAATGGCGTCGGGCGGAACTCCGGCCCCCGCCGCGTCACGGACCGCTCCCGGCGACGTGGTCGTCAGCTCGCCAACGGTCACGACAAAAGTCGAGTCCCCGCTCGCGTTCGCCCCCGCCGCGGGCGCCACGCGTTGGTCGGCGGCGGCAATGGCGCCGTGGACGAGTGCGAGCTTGCGGAGTTCCTGCTCCAGCTCCGGCGCCAGCGTGGGGTGGGCGGCCAACGCGCCGGACAGGTCCAGCGTCTCGCCCCGGTCCAGCCGGGCCGCATACGCGGCGACCAACTCGCGGACCACTTCCGCGCGTTGCGGCGGCGATTGCGGTTCTTTCAGATCATCAGCCACGACTTTCTCGCTGGCGTCGCACCTGTCTGCAGGTGACGGTTTCGACGCGTCGTCACGCTGCCGATGAGCTGAATCAGCGCCGTCCGCTAGCAGGCTGCTAAGAAAGGCGGGCCGTAGCGTCGGCCCTCAGTGGCCGACGCCGAAATTCCGCGGCTTCTTGCACTCGCCGTCGGCCGCAGAGAGCCGACGCTACAGTTCTTTAGCGACCTGCTAGTCGCGAGTGTCGGCCTTGTGCGAACCGGCCTCGCCGCCGCGAAGCCGCTCGATCGCCTCGCGCAGCCGTTGGAGTCCGCGGTGACACAGCATCCGGGCGGCGCCGCTCGTTTTTCCGACGCGCTCGGCGATTTCCTCGATGCCCAGCCCCTCGACGTAGCGCAGCGTCAGGCATTCTCGGTAATCCGTTTCCAGGCTCGCCAGCGCCGACTGCACCAGGCTGACGTCCTCGCGGCGAGCGACCGACCGGCTCGGCGTGCGCGAGTGCACCGACAGCATCTCCAGCAGGTTGATCGTGGCCTGGTCGTCGCCCTTGGGAGAAACGTCGATCGCGCGCCGCTTGCCGCCGCGCTTCCGGGCCCGCAGCCCCTTGATCATGTCGAGCATGCGATGCTCCGCGACGCGGATCACCCACGACACGAACGCGTCGAATTCGCTTCCTTCAAACGTCCCGATTTCGCGGCAGACGACGATGTACGCTTCCTGCAGCACGTCGTCGGCGCTCAGCAATCCGCTCAGGTCGGCGGGGAGCCTCCCCGAAATCGCCGCCGATGCTCGGTCATGAAGGGATAGCAGCAATTGTTGCAGCGCCGCCCGATCGCCGCTCCGGGCGCGACTCAGCCACTCAGATGGGTTCGCACCGGCTGCCATCATTGAACCGACCGGCCCGGCGAAACGTGCGCTCTGGCGACATCAACCGCGACTTCGCCCGGTATCGTACCCGAACTGCAGCCGCCACGGAGCCGCGATAACTCACCAAGGCGACTCGGGATAGCGCAGTCGCCGCCGAGCTTGCGGGAAGCGGGGCCTCAAGACTCCGGCGAACGGTTCCTCGCCGTCCGGGGTGAACGACCGCCGGGCGGGCTCGACCCGCGGCGTTTTTTCCACTCGCACGCGATATTCTTGCCCACCAGTTCGCCCAGTTGCCGGCACCAAACAGCCGACATGGTGCGGCAGATTCCGGCCGTTTCGGCCGGCGGAAAGCCGGCATGCGGGCAACCAAAATCACAAATCTCCGGCACAACCGGCAGCGGCCGGGCGGTATGGCGGCGCTTGGCCATGATCTCATCATACTCGGGGCGACGAGTTGGTTTTGCCGACACGGCAGGCTCAGCGGGCATGATGTTTGACGGGCGCGGCGTGCACACCTGTCCGAACCCGCCGCGCCAAGCGGCGGGTCGACGTCCCCGGCCCGTGTCACGCCGAGTGCAGACGAGCGTCAACCCGCCGCTTGGCGCGGCGGGTTCGGAAAAACGGTCCGCCTCGCCACTCCATCCCGTCGGCGCCACGGTCGTCTACTTCATCAACCGCCCAAGCTGGTTCACCGTCGCGCGGAGGTCTTTCGGCCGCAGGGCCTCGAACGTCATTCGCTGTCCGCTGCGCGGATGCTCAACCGTGAGCCGGGCGGCGTGCAGCGTCAGCCGCGCGATCAGCGGGCGCTCTTCGTGGCGGGCGCTGGGGTGGTAGCCGGACTTGTAATCTGACAGGAGCAGCGCCTTGGCCCCGCCGTAGAGCGGGTCGACCGAGAGGGGGTGGCCGGCGGCCGCCATGTGGACGCGAATCTGGTGCGTGCGGCCGGTGACCGGGCGACATTCGAGCAGCGTGTGGCCGGCGACACGTTCGAGAATGCGATAGTGAGTGCGGGCGGGCTTGCCGTGCCGCGAGCGATCGACGCGGGCCTTGTTGTTCTCATACGAAAGGGGCAGATCGACGTCGCCGTCGCTGGTGACATAGCCGGTGACCAGCGCTTCGTAGAACTTCTCGACCGTGCGCTCCTCGAATTGCCGCACCAGGCTTCGCTGCGCGTCGAGCGTGCGGGCGAGGATCATCACGCCGCTGCACTCGCGGTCGAGCCGGTGAATGCCGCGGAGCGCCTCGTCGGGCGTGAAGGGCGGCATCTTCCGCAGCACGTCGATCAGCGCGGCTTCATCGTCGCGGCTGCGGGTCGAAAGCAGCCCGGACGGCTTGTCGATGACGAGAATGTCGTCGTCGAGGTACAGAACGGTCGGAAGCGGCATGCGCAAGACCGCGCTCATGGCGGAGCCGCCTGCAGCGCCACCAGCCGGAGTTGCACCACCCGCGGGGGCCCGACCAGCGCGACGCCCGGCGGGAGGATGATCTCGATCTCGACCGTGCGGAAATCGGTCGAGGGCGGTTCCAGCTCGCGCGTAATGGGGACCAGCGCCCGCACGTCCTGCGGCCGCAGCGACTCCACCAGCGGGCGCTCGCCTTCCACGTCGAACTCGAGCAGCCACTCGTTCGGGTCGCGGCGCTCCACGCCGTAACGCTCCAGCATGCGCGGGCTGAAATCGTAGCGCACGGTGATGCCCGACAGGCGGCGCGTGACGGACTGCCCGACGACGCGCAGGCTGGCCGACACCTCGGCCGGCTCGACCGCCAGCAACTCGACGCCATTGATGCGCGGCGACAGCGCCAGGCGTTCGAATGTCTGTGTTTTCCCGGGTTCAGCGGCGGCGAGACGATCTTGGAGCGGAAGCTCGATGGCGCGATCGGTCTCGGCCAGGCGGTCGAGATCGCGGCGGCGGAGCGAGACCCTGACCTCCGCGGGTGACACGTTGACGTCGGCGACGCGCGCCCGGCCGCTGCCGACGCGGACGGGCATCATGACGGCCGCCTTCTCATCGACGACGAAGGTGACCGTGTCGGGCAGCACTTTCTCGATCGACACGCCGCGGGCGCGAACGGCCGCGGAGCGCTCCAGCAGCTCAGCCGCCGGCACGCTGTATCGACCGGGCTTGGAGCGCGTGTCGTCCAGCACCCACTCGGCCGGCAGCGGCGTTCGCTGGGCGGCGGCGCGCAGCGCCTCCACCGCGCGGGTCGAGCCGCGCAGCGTGACGCTGACGGTGGCCTGGCTCGGCAGCTCGACGTCGACCACGAGACCGGGCTGCGGCGCCGTGATGCTGAGCGTCATCGGCACGCCGCCGGCGCTGATCTGGCTGGCCTGGTCGGCGAGATACCAGATGATGCCGGTGAGGCCGGCCACGATCGCGGCCCGGCGAACCTGGTGCAATCGCGTTCGCAGCGTCCGCGGCACGCGGACCTGCACGTCGGCATGCAGCCGCGTGCTCAGATCATCCGGCAGCCGCTCGAGCGGGATGTTCGAATGCAGCTCCCCGTTGTCGGCCAGCGAGATGCCGCCGGTCTCCTCCGAAACAACCAGCACGAGCGCGTCCGTTTCGTAGCTCATGCCCAGCGCCGCGAGGTGGCGGCTGCCCAGGGCGGCGTCGATCTCATCGCTTTCGAGCGTGGGAAACTGGCAACTCGCGGCCACGACGCGGTTGCCGCTGACGATGACGCCCAGGTCGTGCAGCGGGGAGTTCGGAAAAAAAACGGCGTTGAGCAGGGCCGGCGACAGCTCGGCGTTCAGAATGGTCCCATTCTCCGCCCAGCCGCGAAGGTCCACGTCGCGCTGAATGGCGATCAGCGCGCCGCACTTGTTTCTCGTCAGGTGGCCGGCCGCTTTGACCAGCGAGTTGATCTGCCGCGACTGCGGCGAGCGGCGGCGCGAGAAGCTCACGTCTCCCGCACGGATGACGGCCCGCCGCAGCTCCGGCTGGAATGCGACCAGCGCGATGAACGCCAGCCCGAAGATCAGGTAGTTGTAGAGCAGTTCGAGCCGGGTCCAGCCCATCTGGGCGGAGAGCACGCGCACCACGAGCGTGATGGCGATCAGCACCATCAGCAGGCCGCGCAGCGGGCGCGTGCCGCGCGTGCCGCGCAGAACGCTCATGCACCAGTTCACCGACAGGCCGATCAGCAGCAGCTCCACGCCGACCGCGCGCGGGTCGTACGCGTCGCTGCGAAGCCGGTCGATGAACTGAAGCAGCGTGTCGAGCATCGGCGGACAGTATAGAATCGCTGCGCCGGCGGCTCCATCGGCCGCACGCAGGAAGTCGGGCAGCCGGAAATGACCGACGCGCAGCGCAGCCTCCTTCAGCGAAATGTCGCCGCCGTCCGCGAGCGCCTCGCGGCCGCGAGCCGTCGCAGCGGGCGGGCGGCGGACGCGGTGACGCTGGTCGCCGTCACGAAGTACGTCGAGCCGCCGATGATTCGGGCGCTGCTGGATTGCGGGCTGACGCAACTGGGCGAGAGCCGCGTGCAGCAGCTTGTGAGCCGCGCATCCCAGATCGGCCGCGGGGCCTGCTGGCACATGATCGGGCACCTGCAGCGAAACAAGGTGAAGCCGCTGCTGGCGGCTTCGCACGTGATTCACTCGCTGGATTCGACGCGGCTGGCCGACGAGATCCAGCGGCACGCGGCCGACATGGGGCTGCGGGCGGACGTATTCGTCGAAGTGAACATCGCGGGCGAGCTGAGCAAGGAAGGCGTGGCCCCGGCCGGGGCGGCGGCGCTGTGCGAACACGTGGCGCGCGCCGACGCGCTCCGGCTGCGCGGACTCATGACCCTGGCGCCCATCTCGGACGATCCGCAGTCGGCCCGGCCGCACTTTGCGGCGTTGCGGGAGCTGCTCGACGAGCTTCGCCGCAGCGGAGCGGCGCCGCCGAGCTGCGGTGACCTCTCCATGGGCATGAGCCAGGATTACGGCGTCGCGGTGGAGGAGGGGGCGACGCTGGTGCGCGTGGGGTCGGCCTTGTTTGAAGGGTTGGGGTCGCCGGAAACCGAGCCGGCGCGATCCGCATGATCGTCGACGTGGACCTCTTCATCCTGTTTCGCACGGTCATTTTCGCGGTCGTGGCGGCGCAACTCTTCTCATCGATCACGGCATGGAGCCTGAGCCTGGCGCGGGCCCTGCGCGGCGAAGATCCGCACCGGCGGCTGCTGCGCGTCTATCTCTCGTATCATCTGGTGACCGTGCGAAGCGCGCCGCTGGTTCGCGAGCTGTGGCAGATCGCCCTCTGCATCGCATTTCTTATCACACTCTGGGCCTTGCACGCGCGCGTCTAGGTACGCCTGCTAAATCCCCGGGCGCGCCGGTTCGATGACTTCCACACCGGCGAAGACCCAACGGCGAAATCCGCCGGTTTTCTTCGCGACCGATGAGAGGGCGGCTTCCGCAGATGCAAGGCAACCCGACGCTCCGGGGCGTGCGCGCGTCCGACGACATCGTCCGGATGCTGCTCGACCAGTTGGATCAGTCCGACGGAAGCGGCGCCGTGAGCGGCATGAGGGCGGCCGAGCGCTTTGCTTATCGCCGACATTCGCTGCGCGTCGACGTTCAGCAGCCTGACGGGTCGTGGCTCTCGTACGTCTGCCCC contains:
- the prkC_4 gene encoding Serine/threonine-protein kinase PrkC; protein product: MADDLKEPQSPPQRAEVVRELVAAYAARLDRGETLDLSGALAAHPTLAPELEQELRKLALVHGAIAAADQRVAPAAGANASGDSTFVVTVGELTTTSPGAVRDAAGAGVPPDAIPGYELIREIHRGGQGIVYLAMQLATKRKVAVKVILEGRFAGAADRARFEREVQILAALKHPNIVAIHDSGSAGGCFYLVMDYIPGQTLDRYVESRRRELAESPSGGSASGAAAAPGKTASHAGSRVTRRAVDEFLRMFAKICDAVNAAHLRGVIHRDLKPSNIRVDPEGEPVVLDFGLAKAPVGDVAPAAAMTETGQFVGSLPWASPEQASGMPSAMDVRSDVYSLGVILFQMLTGRFPYDVTGSMRDVLDRIISAAPARPSTLLRHIGDEVETIVLKCLAKERERRYQNAGELASDIRRYLSGEAIEAKRDSAWYVLRKMARRNAVAAVMLMTLLVGIGSAGTVAVFYRVLAREGAEEAERARQAHAAAVNEFGELTEAQLSLALDYAFARFIDEYAVGRSDVAATLAQRWFSRRPGYSEAAAFLLDPSRTPEVLRAQMPCQLGWIAEWAVAERLRADGDHRAAVAAYEQMQRARPPSWAQTLVDSRRRELSAARGADGEADNRGP
- the sigX gene encoding RNA polymerase sigma factor SigX, encoding MMAAGANPSEWLSRARSGDRAALQQLLLSLHDRASAAISGRLPADLSGLLSADDVLQEAYIVVCREIGTFEGSEFDAFVSWVIRVAEHRMLDMIKGLRARKRGGKRRAIDVSPKGDDQATINLLEMLSVHSRTPSRSVARREDVSLVQSALASLETDYRECLTLRYVEGLGIEEIAERVGKTSGAARMLCHRGLQRLREAIERLRGGEAGSHKADTRD
- the rluA gene encoding Ribosomal large subunit pseudouridine synthase A translates to MSAVLRMPLPTVLYLDDDILVIDKPSGLLSTRSRDDEAALIDVLRKMPPFTPDEALRGIHRLDRECSGVMILARTLDAQRSLVRQFEERTVEKFYEALVTGYVTSDGDVDLPLSYENNKARVDRSRHGKPARTHYRILERVAGHTLLECRPVTGRTHQIRVHMAAAGHPLSVDPLYGGAKALLLSDYKSGYHPSARHEERPLIARLTLHAARLTVEHPRSGQRMTFEALRPKDLRATVNQLGRLMK
- a CDS encoding DisA bacterial checkpoint controller nucleotide-binding protein, encoding MLDTLLQFIDRLRSDAYDPRAVGVELLLIGLSVNWCMSVLRGTRGTRPLRGLLMVLIAITLVVRVLSAQMGWTRLELLYNYLIFGLAFIALVAFQPELRRAVIRAGDVSFSRRRSPQSRQINSLVKAAGHLTRNKCGALIAIQRDVDLRGWAENGTILNAELSPALLNAVFFPNSPLHDLGVIVSGNRVVAASCQFPTLESDEIDAALGSRHLAALGMSYETDALVLVVSEETGGISLADNGELHSNIPLERLPDDLSTRLHADVQVRVPRTLRTRLHQVRRAAIVAGLTGIIWYLADQASQISAGGVPMTLSITAPQPGLVVDVELPSQATVSVTLRGSTRAVEALRAAAQRTPLPAEWVLDDTRSKPGRYSVPAAELLERSAAVRARGVSIEKVLPDTVTFVVDEKAAVMMPVRVGSGRARVADVNVSPAEVRVSLRRRDLDRLAETDRAIELPLQDRLAAAEPGKTQTFERLALSPRINGVELLAVEPAEVSASLRVVGQSVTRRLSGITVRYDFSPRMLERYGVERRDPNEWLLEFDVEGERPLVESLRPQDVRALVPITRELEPPSTDFRTVEIEIILPPGVALVGPPRVVQLRLVALQAAPP
- a CDS encoding Pyridoxal phosphate homeostasis protein (Alanine racemase, N-terminal domain), which translates into the protein MTDAQRSLLQRNVAAVRERLAAASRRSGRAADAVTLVAVTKYVEPPMIRALLDCGLTQLGESRVQQLVSRASQIGRGACWHMIGHLQRNKVKPLLAASHVIHSLDSTRLADEIQRHAADMGLRADVFVEVNIAGELSKEGVAPAGAAALCEHVARADALRLRGLMTLAPISDDPQSARPHFAALRELLDELRRSGAAPPSCGDLSMGMSQDYGVAVEEGATLVRVGSALFEGLGSPETEPARSA